The genomic interval CACCATGTACGTCGCGCCGAACAGCGTGTCCGGCCGCGTCGTGAACACGGTGATCTTCTCGACCCGCCCCGCGTCGGCGTCGTCGCCGGCGGGCCCGGCGACGTCGAAATCCACCTCGGCCCCGGTGCTGCGGCCGATCCAGTTGCGCTGCAGCTGCTTCACCGGCTCGGGCCAGTCCAGCCCGTCGAGCCCGTCCTCCAGGCGCTCCGCGTACTCGGTGATCCGCAGCATCCACTGCTTCAGCGGCCGCTTCACCACCGGGTGGTTCCCCCGCTCGCTCCTGCCGTCCGCCTTCACCTCCTCGTTCGCCAGCACGGTCCCCAGCTTCGGGCACCAGTTGACCTCGACCTCGGCGAGGAAGGCCAGCCGCCGGCTGTCGAGCACGTCGTTCTGCTCGTCCTTGGAGAGCGTGTGCCACTTCCGCGCGCCGATCGGCAGGCCCGACAGCGCCGCCATGTCCTCGTCGATGCCCGACCACACCAGCTCCCCGGTGATGCCCAGCAGGTAGTCCTCGCCCTCGAGCTTCTCGACGAGGTTGGAGATCGGCGCCGCTTTCTTCTCCACCGGGTCGAAGTAGCTGCCGTGCATCTGCAGGAACGCCCACTGCGTCCAGCGGACGAAGCCCGGATCCGTCGTCGCCAGCCGCCGCGACCAGTCGTAGCCCAGGCCGAGGCTTTTCAGCTGCGCGACCATCGTCTCGATGTTCTTCTCGGTCGTCACCCGCGGGTGCACGTTGTGCTCGATCGCGAACTGCTCCGCCGGCAACCCGAAAGCGTCGAAGCCCATCGGGTGCAGCACGTTGAAGCCCTTCATCCGCTTGTGGCGGGCGACGATGTCGGTGGCGATGTACCCCAGCGGGTGCCCCACGTGCAGGCCCACGCCCGAGGGGTACGGGAACATGTCCAGCACGTAGAAGGGCGGCGCGTCCGCGTTGAAGCCCGCGTCCCCGGGATTGGGCGTCTTGAAGGTCCGATTCGCCTCCCAGCGACGCTGCCAGCGGGACTCGATCTCGGCGAAGGGGTAGGCCATCCGGGCAGCCTAGAGAGACGCCAAGTCCGCCAGATGCCGGCCGGTTGGAGGTCCGGGCGCGGGTTGCAGACAAACCGTGCATCAGCGGGACGCTCCGAGGGTGAAGACCCCTTGCTTGGACGGTGACGGCATGGCATCGTCGATCCCAGCCACGTGGTGCTGACCGCCTTCGTCGTCCCCGAACCCGCCACCGCGGCGATCCTCGGCCTCGCCGGCTCGGCCCCCTCAAGCCGCCGCCCGCGACCCGGCGCGGGCCGCTGAAGCCGACCCGCCATCCAGCCCCCTCGCATACAAGCCGGCGAGGCGGCGTCGCCGCTCCGCCCGCGCAGCTCTCCCGGCCGGCGCGGAGGCAGCGGAGGAGCCGATCGTGCGGAGTTGCTTCCATCCGGCTTTGCCTCCTCCGCGTGAAGGAGCACCGCTGCCCACCCGCCGACCGGTCTCCAGCCGCGGACTGTGGAGCCGCACGGCTAGATTCACCGACGGTCCGCGGTGGCGGAGCCTCATCCGGCGGACCCGATGCCCCGCTTCCCGAGCGATCGCGGAACGGCCGGCACGTCCCGGACGCGGGTTGCTCATGGTGTCTGCATCGCCTCCTGCGGTCGGCGGAGCGCGGCCCGTGCCGGAAGGATCCCGCAGAGCCGCGCGGCGATGACGGAGCCACGAACATGGACAGGAGCCGAGCCAACACCTGGACCTCCGACGCGCTCCAACGCGGCGACATCGGTGCCATCCAGGAGCGGTTTGCGGCAGACCCCGGCTACGCGGAGGCCCGGGACTTCGTCGGAGACACCCCGCTGCTCACGGCGGTCTCCTTCGATCACCTCCCCCTGGTGGCGTGGTTGCTCGATCGCGGCGCCGATCCCAACGCCCCGGTGGACGACGGGTACACCTGCCTGCTGACCGCGGTGGAGTCCGATTCGGCGGATTCGGTCTCGCTGGTGGACACGCTCCTCCGGGCGGGTGCGGACGTCAACGCCGCGGGCACGAACGGTTGGACGCCTCTGCACATGGCGGCCGCCCACGGCCACGTGCAGAAGGCTCGCCTGCTGATCGGCGCCGGCGCCGACGTCAACCGCCGGAAGGACATCGATGGCGAGGAGACGCCGCTGATGGAAGCGGCTCACGCCGGACGGGCCGGGGCCGTGTCGCTCCTGCTGGCGAGCGGGGCCGATGCCTCGTTGCGCGACACGGTGCACGGCCGGACCCCGCTGGACACGGCGAAATCCGCGGCCTGCGGGCTCGATCCGGGGGTGCTGAAGCTGATCGAATCGGAGTTCCCGCCCGGCAACGCCGCCGCGCTCCTGAGCGAGGCAGGCGTGCCGGCGGACGGCCTGGGGGAGATCGCGGAGGCGGTCGGGGCGTTGGACTTCCGGCAGATGTACCGCGACGCGACGCGGAAGCGGCTCGAGGAGGGCGATTTCGCCGCGGTGATCCGGATCCTGGAAGCGCACGCCGGATCGCTCGACGGCGGGGAGCGAAAGGGGGAGGATGCGTCCGGCTGCTCTTCGTGATCCTGATCGAACGTTGACCCCGCCCTCAGGGCTTCGCGCCGTCAAAGCTCGTGGAGAACCGCATGTTGTCGAAGAAGATCTCGATGTCGTCGTGCTGACCGCCCTTGCAGTAGACGCCGTAGTGCACGTCGATGTCGTTGTTGCTGGCGTTCTTCCAGTTGTTGCCGAGCTTGCCGCTGTACGTGCTGATCGTCTTCCAGCGGCTGCCGTCCTTGTAGTAGAGCCGGCACTCGCCCCCGCCGGTGTGGTTCGCCTTGATCTTGAGGATGAAGCGGTGCCACTTGCCCTTCTCGAGGAAACCGAGCCGGTGGTTCTTGTAGCCGTCGCTACCGTCCTTGTCGCCCTTCCCCCACCTGCGGCTGAGGATCCACTCGAACTGGTTCCGGTCGTTGGTCTTGGGCTTCAGCTCGATGGCGACGATCGGGCCCACCGGGCCCTGCTGCACCTGCAGCGGGATGACCCACTTGTCCTTGTGCAGGTCCACCCACTTGGGCAGGTAGAAGGCACCGCCGATGTACCGCGTCTGCCCCGCGTACCACTGGTTGGGGTTGACGAGGTAGATCTCGCTGCGCGACTTCTTGTCGTTCCCGCCGCGGCTGACGCGGGCGCGGATCGACTTCTGGCCGCTCAGCCGCGGGCTGTCGCGGATCGACGGCCGCTGCCCGCGGCCCTCGATTCTGTTGATGAAGTGGGTGTTCCCGTCTTCCTTGTAGAGACCGCCGGTCCACGCCGGCTTGTCGCGCGTCGTGACGCTGGCGTTCTCCCCGGTGTTTTCGAAGAGCCGGCCCGCGTCGGCGGGGGGCGCGGCGACACCACCGGCCAGCGCGAGCGCAGCGGCGACGATCCAGGGGCGAGGGAGTTGCATGCTGATCCTTCTGAAAGAGGAGAGAGATGGAGCCCAGCGGCTCGGCCAAGAGGCGGTCGAAGCGGCGAAACGATCCGCCGCGTGTTCCGCCGGCGGAGGGCCGGGCGGGAACGGCAAACGTTTGCAGTATGAATCCTACCGCCGGAAGCGGCTTCCGGGTGGCCGGAGGAGGCGGCGGCGCGATTTTCAGGGGTTCCCCCAGGTCCGGCCACTTGTTCCATCGGGCTGCGTCGCCGCGCCGTGTTCGCGGCGTGCAAGCCTCCCGTGGCGGGCTCGGCTTCCCCGACGCGGGCCATGATGGATCCGCCGCCGCCGTCGCCGCGGCGTTCCCTTGCCGCGAGCGGCCGCGTGTGCGCTTCTGCCCGCTGGCCTTGGCTCCTCGGATGGCTGTGGCGGCCCGCCCCGTGCCGCGGGGCGGCTGGCCGCGGACCATCGTGCGGCGGGGCCCCGGACGCCGACGGTCCGCGGCCGCGGCCTCACCGGCTCGCTCGAGCGTCCGCCGCGTACGCCTGCAGGCTCTTGACGCCCCACGCGTCCGCCCGCAGCCGCGTGATGGCGTCGACGGCGAGCGTGGCGGCCGTCATCGTCGTGATCATCGGGACGCCGTAGCGGACGGCGGTGGCGCGGAGCTTGCCCTCGTCGGTGCCGGCGCCCTTGCGCGTCGGCGTGTTGATGAGCAGGGCCAGCTCGCGGTTCTTGATGAGGTCGATCGCGTTGGGCCGGCCGCCCTCGATGATCTTGGGGATCCGGCGGACCTCCACGCCCTCCCCGGCGAGGAAGGCGGCGGTGCCGCCGGTGCCGCAGAGCGAGAAGCCCTGCTCGATGAGCTTCCTCGCCACCGGAGCGGCGGCCTCGCGGTCCTCGCGGCGGACCGAGAGGAAGGCGAGCCCGCCGGTGGGGAGGAAGGTCCCGGCGGCCATCTGGCTCTTGGCGAAGGCGACGGCGAAGTCGGCGTCGATGCCCATGCACTCGCCGGTGGACCGCATCTCCGGGCCGAGGATGACGTCGACGCCGGGAAACTTGCCGAAGGGGAAGACGCTCTCCTTGACGGCGTGGTGCGCCGGGTCGACCTCCTCGACCACGCCGAGCTCCCCGAGCTGCTTGCCCATCATCACCTTGGCCGCGAGGTTCGCCCAGCCCACGCCGGTCGCCTTGCCCACGAAGGGCACCGTGCGGGACGCCCGCGGGTTCACCTCGATCACGTAGACTTGGTCTTCCCCGGAGGCGGCGTCCTTCTGCACCGCCCACTGGCAGTTCATCAGCCCGCGGACGCGAAGACGCTCGGCCATGCGGCGCGAGAGGCGCTTGATCTCCTCGACGGTCGCGGGCTTCAACGAGTGCGGGGGGATCGTGCACGCCGAGTCGCCGGAGTGGATGCCCGCCTCCTCGATGTGCTCCATCACCGCGGCGACGACGGCGCGGGGCGGGTGGGCGTCGGGGTCCGGCGAGCCCGCGGACTGGGTCCCGAAGTCGGCGACCACGTCGACGTCGCACTCGGTGGCGTTGAAGAGGAAGCGGTCGACCAGGATCGGCTGGCCCGCGAGGTCGCTGGCGCCCAGCGCGTCGACCATGTAGCGCCGCAGCTGCTCCTCGTCGAAGACGGTCTCCATCGCCCGGCCGCCGAGCACGAAGCTGGGGCGGACGAGCACCGGGTAGCCGATGCGCTCGGCGATGGCGACGGCCTCGTCGATGCCGCGGGCGATGCCGTTGTCGGGCTGGCGGACGCCGAGCTCGTCGCAGAGCGCGGCGAAGCGGTCGCGGTCCTCGGCGAGGTCGATGGCGTCGACGCCGGTGCCGATGATCGGCACGCCGGCGGCTTCCAGCCCGGCGGCGAGGTTCAGCGGCGTCTGGCCGCCGAACTGCACGACCACGCCCCCGAGCAGCCCGCCGGCTTCACCCAGCGGCTTGCCGTTGACGCGCTCGCACACGTTGAGCACGTCCTCCAGCGTCAGCGGCTCGAAGAAGAGCAGGTCGCTGGTGTCGTAATCGGTGGAAACGGTCTCGGGGTTGCTGTTGACCAGCACCGCCTCGAAGCCCAGCTCCTGGGCGGCGAAGGCGGCCTGCACGCAGCAGTAGTCGAACTCGATGCCCTGGCCGATGCGGTTGGGGCCGCCGCCGAGGATGACGATCTTCGTCTTGCCTGTCAGCTCGACCTCGTCGGCGTCGACCGCTCCGCTCTCGCCGGCGCCGTCCACCTTCGTGAAAGGCGCCTCGTAGGCGGCGTAGTAGTACGGCGTCTTCGCCGCGAACTCGGCGGCGCAGGTGTCGACCAGCTTGTAGACCGGCGTGACGCCCTCGGCCTTGCGGCGGGACCGGACCTCCAGCACGCTCTTCGGCTCGACGTCGCCGAGGTAGAGCTGCGCGAGCTGGGCGTCGGAGTAGCCGAGACGCTTGGCCTCGAGGAGCAGCTCCCGCGGGAGCGTGGCCAGCGAGTCGACCGCGATCAGGCGGTCCTCGAAGTCGACGAGCTCCTTGAGCTGGCCGAGGTACCAGGGGTCGATCTTCGTCGCCTGGAACACGTCGTCTACGCTCCACCCGCTCTTGAAGGCGTAGCGGAGGTAGTACATCCGCCCCTGGCTGGGCACCTCCAGCTTGCGGCGGAGCTTGCCCTCGTCGATCGGCCAGCGCTGCGCTCCCGCCAGCGTCGTGCCGCGGCCCTGCTCGGCCGCCAGCCAGTGGTCCTGGGCGTCGAGGCCGAGGCCGAAGCGCTTGACCTCCATCGAGCGGATGCCCTTCTGCAGCGATTCCTTGAAGGTCCGGCCGATGGACATGCCCTCGCCGACGCTCTTCATCTGCGTGGTCAGCGTCTCGTCGGCCTCGGGGAACTTCTCGAAGGTCCAGCGCGGGATCTTCGTCACGACGTAGTCGATGCTCGGCTCGAAGCACGCGACGGTCTCGCCGGTGATGTCGTTGGGCAGCTCCCAGAGCGCGTAGCCGACGGCCAGCTTCGCCGCGATCTTCGCGATCGGGAAGCCGGTGGCCTTGCTCGCCAGCGCCGACGAGCGCGAGACCCGCGGGTTCATCTCGATGACGACCATCTCGCCGTCGGCGGGATTCACGCCGAACTGCACGTTGCTGCCGCCGGTCTCCACGCCCACCGCGCGGAGGATCGCCAGCGACGCGTCGCGCATGCGTTGGTACTCCTTGTCGGAGAGCGTCTGCGCCGGGGCGACGGTGATCGAGTCGCCGGTGTGCACGCCCATGGGGTCGAAGTTTTCGATGCAGCAGATGATGACCGCGTTGTCGTCGTGGTCGCGCATCACCTCCATCTCGTACTCCTTCCAGCCCAGGAGCGAGCGGTCGATGAGGATCTGCGAGTTCATCGACGCGTCGAGCCCGCGGCGGGCGATGTCGTCGAACTCGTCGCGGTTGTAGGCGATCCCCCCGCCGGTGCCGCCGAGGGTGAAGGCGGGGCGGATGATCGCCGGCAGGCCCACCACGTCGAGGATCTCGCGGGCCCGCTCCAGCGTCTCGGCCGTGTGCGCCTCGGGGCACCGAAGCCCGATCGACTCGACGATCTGCTTGAACTTTTCCCGGTCCTCCGCCCGGTGGATCACCTCGCGGTTGGCCCCGATCATCTCGACCTCCAGCCGCGTGAGCGTCCCGTCGTCGAAGAGGGCGCAGGCGCAGTTGAGCGCCGTCTGGCCGCCCAGCGTCGGCAGCAGGGCGTCGATGTGGAGCTCGGTGCCCCGGTGCTTCTCGATGATCTTGGTGACGGCCTCGGGGGTGATGGGCTCGATGTAGGTCCGGTCCGCGAACTGCGGGTCGGTCATGATCGTCGCCGGGTTGCTGTTGACCAGCACCACCTTGTAACCCTCCTCCCGGAGGGCTTTGCAGGCCTGCGTGCCCGAGTAGTCGAACTCGCAGCCCTGGCCGATGACGATCGGTCCGGAGCCGATCAGGAGGATGGTCTTGAGGTCGTCGCGGCGGGGCATGGGGCGGGAGCGTAATGGCGCGGGGTGGGCAGCGGCTCCGCCGCTCATGCCGCTTCGCGGCAGGCAAGCGCGGAAGCGAAGAAGCGAAGAAGCGAGGCGGTCAGAGAGTGCGGCCTGCGGCCGTGTCGGAGGCGCCTCGACGCATGGCTGACTTCTTCGCTCGCTCTCTTCTTCGCTTCTTCGCTTGCTTCTCCTCACCCCCCGAGCAAACGGGCCACGAGGACCCGGGCCCGGGCCGGATCGCCCGTTCCGCGCACGAGGCAGCGGCCGTCGGCGAAGAGGGTGAACTCTTCGGGGCCTCCCGCGGGCGTGACGAACCGGAGGAGGTGCTCGTTCGTGCGGAGGATCTCGGTGCCTGCCGGCAGACTCGCGGCGACGGCGGGGAGCACCGGGGCGGGCGTGCCCGGGGCGGGGCTGACCTGCACGGCGCCGCGGCCGCAGAGGACGGCGGCCGCGGACCGCGGCGCGTTTTCGAGGAAATCGAACGCGGTCCGCGGATGCTCGGGCACGAGGGCGGCGACGTCGAGGTGGCCGGAGCGGTTGCCCCACAGATCGACGTGCCAGAGCTTCGGGTTCACCGCGGGCCAGTCGCCCAGCAGCACCTTGAGCACCTCGGCGGCCTGGTAGCCGGCGACGTGGTGGATCAGCGGGCCGAGCACGCCGGCGGTGTCGCAGGTGGGCACGGCCCCGGCGGCGGGGGGTTCGGGAACCAGCTCGCGGAGCGTAGGGGTGGCGATGCCGGCGATTTCCCAAGGCGTCTGGCGCGTCGCGGTGCGGGGGAGCAGGCAGAACGCCGTGCCGGCGGTGCCGACGGCGCCGCCGTACGCGTAGGGGATCGCGTGCTTGACGGAGACGTCGTCCAGCAGGAAACGCGTGGCGAAGTGATCCAGGCCGTCGGCGATGCAGCCGACCCTCCGGCCGCCGCCGCGCACGCCGCAGAGGGCTTCGGCGTTGGCGGAGGTGAGATCGACGGCGTGCGCCTCGACCGCGACCAAGGGGTCGATCGCCCGCAGCCGCTCGGCGGCGGCGAGCGCCTTGGGGCGGCCGTCGCGGGCGTCCGCCTCGGTGAAGAGGATCTGCCGCTGGAGGTTGCTCTCCTCGACGACGTCGCGGTCGACGAGCACGAGGCGGCCCACGCCGGCCCGGCAGAGCGTCTCGGCGAGGACCCCGCCGAGCGCCCCGACGCCGGCGATGAGCACGCTGCTCCCGGCGAGGCGGCCTTGCCCGGCGTCGCCCACGCCGGGCAGCCGGGCCTGCCGGGCGTGACGCGGGCGCGATGGGGGGGTGGCGGGCACGGGGGCGGCAGGATGAGGCACGGGCGATGCTTGCGGCGGGCGCTGCGGGGCGGTGGAGAAAAGAAAAAGCTTCCCAAGGGGGCCGCACATCTCTACGGTCGCGGTCGACGCCGGGGCGTCACTTCTTCCGCCGCGGTCTGCGGCACTTCCTTCCGAGGGTCCAAACATGCTGATGACGATCGATTGTCCCGCGTGCGGGCAGCCGCTGAAGGTGCCCGGCGAGGCCGCCGGGAAGCGCGCGAAGTGCAACGCGTGCGAGGCCCGCTTCGTGGTGCCCTCGGCGGAGGAGATGCTCGAGTCGACGGTGAGCAGCCTCGCCGAGGAGGAGCTCCAGGACCGCCGGCGCGGCCGGGCGGCGGCGGCGGCCCAGCGGGGCTCTCCCGCGGCCGCGGCGCCGGGCGGCGTGGCCGCGGCCGCGCGGCCGGCGCCGCCTGCGCCCGCGGACCGCTCGGGCGTCGAGGCGGCCGCCGGCGGCACCCTCGTGGGCGTCCCGGCGGTCGAGCCCGAGCCGTCAAGCTCGTCCACCGGCGACCCGCTCGCCGGTGCGCCGCTGACCATCGACAGCTTCGGCGGCAGCGCGGTGGGGATCCCCGCGATCGGCGACGGCGAGGCGGAGCCCGAGGAGGCCGACGCGCCCGTCGCCTACAGCCAGGACGTCGCGCCGAGCGGGCGGCGGCCGCACCTGGTGGTCCGCCGCGTGAGCGTCGACGGCGTCACCCTCGGCTTCGCGTCGGAGTGGCTCGCGAACGACCGTTTCCGCGGGTCGATGCCGGTCCGCGGCGTCTTCGGCGGCCAGCGGGAGCGGGCCCGCCTGAAGGCGCGGCCGATGGTCTTCATCGACAAGGTGAAGGACCCGTCGCTGCAGTGCCGCCTCATCGAGATCCGGCACGAGTGCGAGAGCCCCGGCGAGGGAGAAGAGGGCCGCGTGTTGCTGCTGAAGAAGATGGGCAGGATCGCGGGCATGCGGAGTCCTTTCGACCTGCCCATGCCCTACTACGTCGACAAGGGCGAGGAAGCGCCCGCCTTGGACTGCCGGGTCCTCGAGAGCTCGTCCATCGCGAGCACGGCGATCTGCGAGGTCACCATCCCCCATGGAGCGGTGGCGGCGGACTGGATGGCGTCGGTCAATGGTGTCTGCTGCGAGGAGCTGGGGATGCTGCGGCGGGAGGTCGAACGCATGGGCGCGTCGGCCTGGTCGCGCCTCCCGCGGGACGTCCGCCAGCGGCTGGAACCCTGGTGCCGCTTCAAGCCGCGGGAGCGGTTCCTGGGCTACTTCAACGACCCCGACTTCACGAGAGCCGAGCGGGGCCTCGCCGGGGTGGTGCTCACCGACGCCCGGCTCATCTACCACCGCTTCCGCCGCCTGCGCGACGTGCCGCTGCACAAGCCGGTCACGCTGCACCTCCGCGAGGACGGCCCGCTGACCCGCTTGGCGGTG from Phycisphaera mikurensis NBRC 102666 carries:
- a CDS encoding ThiF family adenylyltransferase; this translates as MPATPPSRPRHARQARLPGVGDAGQGRLAGSSVLIAGVGALGGVLAETLCRAGVGRLVLVDRDVVEESNLQRQILFTEADARDGRPKALAAAERLRAIDPLVAVEAHAVDLTSANAEALCGVRGGGRRVGCIADGLDHFATRFLLDDVSVKHAIPYAYGGAVGTAGTAFCLLPRTATRQTPWEIAGIATPTLRELVPEPPAAGAVPTCDTAGVLGPLIHHVAGYQAAEVLKVLLGDWPAVNPKLWHVDLWGNRSGHLDVAALVPEHPRTAFDFLENAPRSAAAVLCGRGAVQVSPAPGTPAPVLPAVAASLPAGTEILRTNEHLLRFVTPAGGPEEFTLFADGRCLVRGTGDPARARVLVARLLGG
- a CDS encoding ankyrin repeat domain-containing protein, with the translated sequence MDRSRANTWTSDALQRGDIGAIQERFAADPGYAEARDFVGDTPLLTAVSFDHLPLVAWLLDRGADPNAPVDDGYTCLLTAVESDSADSVSLVDTLLRAGADVNAAGTNGWTPLHMAAAHGHVQKARLLIGAGADVNRRKDIDGEETPLMEAAHAGRAGAVSLLLASGADASLRDTVHGRTPLDTAKSAACGLDPGVLKLIESEFPPGNAAALLSEAGVPADGLGEIAEAVGALDFRQMYRDATRKRLEEGDFAAVIRILEAHAGSLDGGERKGEDASGCSS
- the carB gene encoding carbamoyl-phosphate synthase large subunit gives rise to the protein MPRRDDLKTILLIGSGPIVIGQGCEFDYSGTQACKALREEGYKVVLVNSNPATIMTDPQFADRTYIEPITPEAVTKIIEKHRGTELHIDALLPTLGGQTALNCACALFDDGTLTRLEVEMIGANREVIHRAEDREKFKQIVESIGLRCPEAHTAETLERAREILDVVGLPAIIRPAFTLGGTGGGIAYNRDEFDDIARRGLDASMNSQILIDRSLLGWKEYEMEVMRDHDDNAVIICCIENFDPMGVHTGDSITVAPAQTLSDKEYQRMRDASLAILRAVGVETGGSNVQFGVNPADGEMVVIEMNPRVSRSSALASKATGFPIAKIAAKLAVGYALWELPNDITGETVACFEPSIDYVVTKIPRWTFEKFPEADETLTTQMKSVGEGMSIGRTFKESLQKGIRSMEVKRFGLGLDAQDHWLAAEQGRGTTLAGAQRWPIDEGKLRRKLEVPSQGRMYYLRYAFKSGWSVDDVFQATKIDPWYLGQLKELVDFEDRLIAVDSLATLPRELLLEAKRLGYSDAQLAQLYLGDVEPKSVLEVRSRRKAEGVTPVYKLVDTCAAEFAAKTPYYYAAYEAPFTKVDGAGESGAVDADEVELTGKTKIVILGGGPNRIGQGIEFDYCCVQAAFAAQELGFEAVLVNSNPETVSTDYDTSDLLFFEPLTLEDVLNVCERVNGKPLGEAGGLLGGVVVQFGGQTPLNLAAGLEAAGVPIIGTGVDAIDLAEDRDRFAALCDELGVRQPDNGIARGIDEAVAIAERIGYPVLVRPSFVLGGRAMETVFDEEQLRRYMVDALGASDLAGQPILVDRFLFNATECDVDVVADFGTQSAGSPDPDAHPPRAVVAAVMEHIEEAGIHSGDSACTIPPHSLKPATVEEIKRLSRRMAERLRVRGLMNCQWAVQKDAASGEDQVYVIEVNPRASRTVPFVGKATGVGWANLAAKVMMGKQLGELGVVEEVDPAHHAVKESVFPFGKFPGVDVILGPEMRSTGECMGIDADFAVAFAKSQMAAGTFLPTGGLAFLSVRREDREAAAPVARKLIEQGFSLCGTGGTAAFLAGEGVEVRRIPKIIEGGRPNAIDLIKNRELALLINTPTRKGAGTDEGKLRATAVRYGVPMITTMTAATLAVDAITRLRADAWGVKSLQAYAADARASR
- a CDS encoding heparin lyase I family protein translates to MQLPRPWIVAAALALAGGVAAPPADAGRLFENTGENASVTTRDKPAWTGGLYKEDGNTHFINRIEGRGQRPSIRDSPRLSGQKSIRARVSRGGNDKKSRSEIYLVNPNQWYAGQTRYIGGAFYLPKWVDLHKDKWVIPLQVQQGPVGPIVAIELKPKTNDRNQFEWILSRRWGKGDKDGSDGYKNHRLGFLEKGKWHRFILKIKANHTGGGECRLYYKDGSRWKTISTYSGKLGNNWKNASNNDIDVHYGVYCKGGQHDDIEIFFDNMRFSTSFDGAKP